The Pocillopora verrucosa isolate sample1 chromosome 2, ASM3666991v2, whole genome shotgun sequence genome has a segment encoding these proteins:
- the LOC131790647 gene encoding gamma-aminobutyric acid type B receptor subunit 1-like gives MELVLKVLLCVMVKGVLCKKSILHIGGFIEVNTTNKGWNSAGIQPAINLAVRQINNRSDILPNHTLLIHWRDTKCSDSYAIKALIEQLRGPPTKMALIGPGCSISAVLVAAASHFWNLIQIGFSAGSPRLSEKTRYPLFFRINAPETILNKAVVSLLRRFGWKRIAIVKQDEDLFNDAHEDLQTILKTQGISVISTNSFVEDPDNVILDLKERKARIIISMMYADKSRLIMCAAYRHKLYGPHVQWLLPGWYTKDWWRVADVPGCSAEDIRTAAANFLAVEDLVMDAATNHTLSGLTAEEFMDMYTAELKHYPYSANGYAPLGYDAAWVLALALNKTMTHLNKNNKSVDNFSYEDAEFAQLLSRTLLNISTYGITGVINFNRNQERLNKIWIEQFQGDKEVRVGHFDPEKHDLSNGELTMIPGQKFIWPDGNPPRDKDLVNEPLVKTSRSLFYVLSCVAMLGLMSSLGFLYVNCHHRHYSIIRQSSPRLNNMIVIGCMLAYCCVFLFGAETFVESLDTQTVICKTRWWIFSLTFSLAFGTMFVKTWRVYKIFTNKHLDKELNFLRDRHLFGIVCGLVCLDVVYLTAWELSDPVAGSLKHLSKEISPDGNVITQRQVLICTSGNENLWLSLWVIWKTLLLALGLFLAWETRHVSFPSLNDSKYIGMSVYNVVIMSLINVPLYYVVGEAHIQARYALIATTLNFISTFTLLLLFVPKIAKIMRRATCPEEKPDVVSGISTCNYWENQGCPYCNVK, from the exons ATGGAGTTGGTTCTTAAGGTCTTGTTATGTGTAATGGTGAAAGGAGTGCTCTGTAAGAAGTCTATATTGCATATCGGAGGCTTTATTGAGGTGAATACTACAAACAAGGGTTGGAACAGTGCAGGCATACAACCAGCCATTAATCTGGCTGTCAGGCAGATTAATAACAGAAGTGACATTCTACCAAACCATACACTTCTAATACACTGGAGGGATACTAAG TGTTCAGATTCTTACGCTATCAAAGCGCTGATCGAGCAGTTGCGAGGACCGCCGACAAAAATGGCCCTAATAGGTCCCGGATGTTCAATCTCAGCGGTGCTTGTGGCAGCTGCGTCTCACTTTTGGAACTTGATTCAG ATTGGTTTCAGTGCTGGGTCACCGCGTCTTTCGGAGAAAACCCGGTATCCACTTTTCTTCCGAATCAATGCCCCGGAAACGATTCTTAACAAGGCTGTTGTCTCACTGCTGCGCAGATTTGGTTGGAAGCGGATTGCTATTGTCAAACAAGATGAGGATCTCTTCAATGAC GCTCATGAGGATCTTCAGACAATACTGAAAACACAAGGCATCTCTGTGATTTCTACAAACAGCTTTGTCGAGGACCCAGATAATGTCATATTAGATCTAAAG GAAAGGAAAGCTCGTATAATCATTAGTATGATGTACGCAGATAAATCCAGGCTTATCATGTGTGCG GCCTACCGTCACAAACTGTATGGTCCTCACGTGCAATGGCTCTTACCCGGTTGGTACACGAAGGACTGGTGGCGAGTCGCAGATGTGCCAGGCTGCTCAGCTGAGGACATTCGAACCGCGGCAGCAAATTTCCTGGCTGTGGAGGACTTGGTTATGGACGCTGCAACAAATCACACACTAAGTGGACTG ACCGCAGAGGAGTTTATGGACATGTACACTGCAGAGCTTAAACACTATCCATACTCCGCCAATGGGTATGCTCCGCTAGGATATGACGCAGCCTGGGTACTAGCCTTGGCACTGAATAAGACGATGACGCACctgaacaaaaacaacaagtCTGTTGATAACTTCTCGTATGAAGATGCCGAGTTTGCGCAACTTCTGTCGAGAACGCTTCTTAACATCTCGACCTATGGGATAACT GGAGTTATAAACTTCAACAGAAACCAAGAAAGACTCAATAAAATATGGATCGAACAGTTTCAAG GTGACAAAGAAGTGAGAGTTGGTCACTTTGACCCGGAAAAACACGACCTGAGTAATGGAGAGCTCACCATGATACCTGGACAGAAGTTTATATGGCCAG atgGTAACCCACCAAGAGATAAGGATCTTGTGAATGAGCCGCTAGTAAAGACTAGTCGCAGTTTGTTTTATGTGTTGAGTTGTGTGGCTATGCTGGGCTTAATGTCATCTCTTGGATTTCTTTACGTCAATTGCCACCACAGACATTACAG TATCATCAGACAATCATCTCCAAGGCTCAATAACATGATCGTGATCGGCTGCATGCTGGCATATTGCTGTGTGTTTTTGTTTGGGGCTGAGACGTTTGTCGAGTCACTCGACACACAAACTGTGATCTGTAAG ACAAGATGGTGGATTTTTTCTCTTACATTTAGCCTGGCATTTGGCACAATGTTCGTCAAAACATGGAGGGTTTACAAAATTTTCACCAACAAGCATCTTGACAAAGAG TTGAACTTCCTGCGTGATCGTCACTTATTCGGTATTGTTTGTGGACTGGTATGTTTAGACGTTGTGTATCTAACAGCATGGGAGCTATCAGATCCTGTTGCCGGAAGTCTGAAACATTTAAGTAAG GAAATATCCCCAGATGGTAACGTGATCACACAGAGACAAGTCCTAATATGCACTTCTGGTAATGAGAATTTATGGTTGAGTCTCTGGGTGATATGGAAAACTTTGTTACTGGCTTTGGGGCTTTTTCTGGCTTGGGAGACAAGACACGTCAGTTTCCCATCACTGAATGACTCCAAATACATCGGTATGAGCGTGTATAATGTCGTGATCATGAGTCTGATAAACGTTCCTCTGTACTATGTTGTCGGAGAGGCTCATATCCAAGCCAGATACGCGCTGATTGCTACAACACTGAACTTCATCTCCACATTTACTCTCCTCTTGCTGTTTGTTCCAAAG ATCGCTAAAATAATGAGACGAGCAACATGTCCAGAGGAGAAACCTGATGTCGTTAGCGGAATATCCACGTGCAATTATTGGGAAAACCAAGGATGTCCCTACTGCAATGTAAAGTGA
- the LOC131790604 gene encoding adenosine receptor A3, whose translation MGVTHDLCEEVLFKFYAKAEHVDSVYIAMCILNGLLTFTAIFGNAAIIFALPKASSIPTTAKILMQSLAVTDLSSGFFTHPLYIAVVARIRQSHECKHVQEVLMAFFVISAVLVSVSLQTVTLIGIDRFLSITLHLRYNQLVTPKRIIGVVASAWVFSLSIVFVVVFIEIRVGEIMLLVFSYVAMLSLCIVNFKVYSVARRHQAIIQSQAQVTAHHLSNTTNSARNVNLAVKVLYVFVVFLFCNLPYFIILTVLLISGPNVVLQGAIQFSTVLVMLNSSLNPVVFGLKMKEIRQIIKRELKMLFHST comes from the coding sequence ATGGGAGTAACACACGATCTTTGTGAGGAAGTCCTGTTCAAGTTTTATGCCAAGGCTGAACACGTTGACTCGGTTTACATCGCCATGTGCATTCTGAACGGTTTACTAACTTTCACCGCAATCTTTGGAAATGCAGCCATAATTTTCGCCCTACCAAAAGCTTCATCAATTCCAACTACAGCAAAAATTCTGATGCAAAGCCTGGCTGTGACTGATCTAAGCAGTGGCTTCTTCACTCATCCATTGTACATCGCAGTTGTCGCACGAATTCGACAAAGTCACGAGTGTAAACATGTTCAAGAAGTACTGATGGCGTTTTTCGTTATTTCCGCTGTTTTGGTCTCTGTATCCCTCCAGACAGTAACTCTAATCGGTATTGATCGCTTCCTATCAATAACTTTGCATCTTCGATATAACCAGCTTGTTACACCAAAACGAATCATTGGAGTTGTCGCCAGCGCATGGGTATTTTCGCTATCGATTGTGTTTGTAGTAGTCTTCATTGAAATTCGCGTTGGAGAGATAATGCTTCTTGTGTTTTCTTATGTTGCTATGCTTTCACTCTGTATCGTTAACTTTAAGGTTTACTCCGTGGCTCGCCGGCATCAAGCGATTATCCAAAGTCAAGCGCAAGTGACGGCACATCATTTGTCCAACACTACAAACTCGGCACGAAACGTAAATTTGGCTGTCAAAGTATTGTATGTATTTGTAGTGTTTCTTTTCTGTAACTTGCCGTACTTTATCATTTTGACTGTGTTGCTTATTTCTGGCCCAAATGTTGTACTTCAAGGAGCCATTCAATTTTCCACCGTTTTAGTGATGCTAAATTCATCATTAAATCCcgttgtgtttggtttgaaaatgaaagaaattcgCCAAATCATCAAAAGGGAACTCAAGATGCTTTTTCACAGTACATAA
- the LOC136279195 gene encoding matrilin-3-like gives MELVSVNHFAMRYKVLFAFVLFFGPTSFVFARRRHSNRYLSNAIDAENLKIPAPNVTAEKIMRYFLRRDDSLITRRSKRQIGEETVPNNTINNVVYVIDSSNSIREENFQKGLRALVYLTEKARPDTLYAVVNFATDATVLTPKFISENETIALLPTVKRKAGLTNTQEALQVCKDKLFGSALSGFDPAGPKNVLLVTDGLSNMGKELTLFKAFNLKDDGVEIFVVAVGGFSFGMQEILGLASSTDRHLYRVLDMESFVQVANLIPSLQ, from the exons ATGGAACTGGTGTCAGTGAACCACTTCGCAATGCGCTATAaagttttgtttgcttttgtgcTTTTCTTTGGACCAACTAGTTTTGTGTTTGCTCGTCGAAGACACTCAAATAGATATCTTTCAAACGCAATCGACGCAG AAAACCTGAAGATCCCAGCCCCAAACGTTACAGCGGAGAAAATCATGAGATATTTCCTTCGCCGCGATGACAGCCTGATCACCAGACGATCCAAACGACAAATTGGTGAAGAAACTGTGCCAAATAATACCATCAATAATGTCGTATACGTCATCGATTCCTCCAACTCGATCCGAGAAGAAAACTTCCAGAAAGGGCTTAGAGCATTGGTTTACCTGACTGAAAAGGCGAGACCTGATACACTTTACGCTGTGGTGAATTTTGCTACGGACGCCACTGTGCTTACGCCAAAATTCATCTCTGAGAACGAAACAATAGCTCTACTGCCGACTGTGAAGCGAAAGGCTGGCCTTACTAATACCCAGGAGGCTTTGCAAGTGTGCAAAGACAAGCTCTTTGGAAGTGCATT GTCTGGCTTTGACCCAGCAGGTCCCAAAAATGTTCTCCTAGTCACAGATGGCTTATCTAACATGGGGAAAGAACTTACATTATTCAAGGCCTTCAATTTAAAAGATGATGGAGTTGAGATATTTGTGGTGGCTGTTGGGGGTTTTTCTTTCGGTATGCAAGAAATTCTTGGCCTTGCTTCGTCTACTGACAGGCATTTGTATCGTGTACTGGATATGGAAAGTTTCGTTCAAGTCGCAAACCTTATTCCTTCCTTGCAATAA
- the LOC131790567 gene encoding ubiquitin-conjugating enzyme E2 L3 — protein MAATRRLGKELSEIRGSSQKIFRNITVDDCNILYWQGLIIPDQPPYNKGAFRIEINFPAEYPFKPPKITFKTKIYHPNIDEKGQVCLPIISPENWKPATKTDQVIQALVALVHSPEPEHPLRGDLAEEYTKDKKKFMKNAEDYTKKYAEKRPSE, from the exons ATGGCGGCTACACGCAGATTGGGAAAG GAACTCTCAGAAATCAGAGGTTCTAGTCAGAAAATATTTCGTAATATTACGGTAGACGATTGCAATATTCTATACTGGCAAGGGTTAATCATACCG GATCAGCCACCCTACAACAAGGGAGCTTTTAGGATTGAGATTAATTTTCCTGCAGAATATCCTTTTAAGCCTCcaaag ATTACATTTAAGACGAAGATTTATCATCCCAACATTGATGAAAAAGGTCAAGTATGTTTGCCAATCATCAGCCCAGAAAACTGGAAGCCAGCAACAAAGACAGATCAAG ttaTTCAAGCTCTTGTGGCACTTGTTCACTCACCTGAACCAGAGCATCCTCTCCGTGGAGATCTAGCAGAGGAGTATACGAAGGATAAGAAAAAGTTCATGAAGAATGCTGAAGATTATACCAAGAAATATGCTGAAAAGAGACCCTCAGAGTGA